A region of the Lycium barbarum isolate Lr01 chromosome 1, ASM1917538v2, whole genome shotgun sequence genome:
GATACTCTTAGTAGCAAGCTCAACAGACAGATTAACAATGGAGAAATTTGCAACAACAATGATGGGTTTTCTGCTTTTATGTTTATGTGCTGTTGATTCTGAAGCAGTGTACATGAAGTATAAGGACCCAAAACAGGCATTGAATGTTAGAATAAGGGACTTGATGAACAGAATGAGTCTTGAAGAAAAAATAGGTCAGATGACTCAGATTGAGAGACATGTAGCTGCACCTGAGATCATGAAGAAATACTTCATTGGTAAGCTTTCCCAAAAAAGTAAAAAAGATCTCGAGGTTTTACATAAACCCTTATGGAGAAATCATTTTATGAAAATTCAAAAAGTTACAATTGaaggtttttttttaaaacatgtagTTTATGTGTGTGTATAAAATGTCAGTTGAAAatgtaggggtgtttggtcggaAGGACACAAGTGGTTTCTTACTTTTTTCTAGTGTTGATAAGTAAGCAAAAGCAAAAAATTATTATTCCAGgagcatttatatgtaatctagcaaaTACTATTGGGGTGGGCGGGGTGAGCTGGGAGGAGAAAATGAACTTGAATGTCACTTATGGAATTTATTTTCCCTGCttccattagggaagtcattttcctcattttaaggaacttattttcctagagaaaaaATGTACACACCCGTAGTGATTCTTATTTTTGTTTTGAATAATATTGGACCAAGATGAGCTGACCCACATTGCTTGGGATTGAGATTTAGTTGTAgctgttgttgtaatgtatatgtatgtaaagTCTGCATCCATTGCTGCACGGAGGAGTGGTACTCTGCATTCGCGAACTTAAAATTTTGGATTCGCCTTTGTCGTGGTGGTTGAATGGAAGACTACCTTTTTTTCCTGGTTTAATGAAGTGTGGTTAATTTGATTGTGGCAGGGAGTGTTCTGAGTGGTGGAGGAAGTGTACCAGTTCCTAAGGCTACTGCGGCGGACTGGGTGAAGATGGTAAATGAGATTCAGAAGGGTTCCCTTTCAACACGGCTTGGTATTCCCATGATTTATGGAATTGATGCAGTTCATGGGCACAATAATGTATATGGAGCTACAATATTTCCACACAATGTTGGCCTTGGAGTCACAAGGTAACGAAAATGATAGTAACAATTAGTTTGCAACTTTTTGACATGAGCAGCATTCTTCAGACTTTGAAATACTTATACGAATGTGAACTTCAGAGAAATATACATGGTTTAATATTTGTGATACATACTCTTATGCTTCGGTGTTTGGACCCAATGTGCTTGATCTTTTCTTGTATGGTTCTATGCCATGGATTCGTTAAATTACATTGCATGTACGTGGCCGGTAGATGGCGGACATGTTAATTTAGAACATCTCCAAGATTATTTGGCCCCTAATATTGACTAGCATACACTAGAGCATCTTGTGTTGGGAATTTGTCTTTGAAACTTTAATCCATTTTGCTTACTTATATGGGGGTGATGCTGAGACTTTCAGCTCTATTTCTCTTTACCGATTGGTGTGAAGGTGGAAGCATAGCTTCAAATTTCTGGCTGGAAAGTTATTGCTCCATAAATGTTTGCAGGAAATTTAGAAAGATCATAGTCAAATAAAGGAAATCTGAAGAGAAATTTTGTTGACCTCTTCCTTACATATAGAAGCAACAACAATTTAACAATTTAGTTGGCTATTTTACAACCTGCGCTTGAAGTTCTTCATCTCATTTTCTGATACTTGGAATTATCTCAACTTTGCAATAGAGACCCACAGCTTGTGAAGAGGATTGGGGCTGCAACTGCCCTTGAAGTCAGAGCCACAGGAATCCCTTACACTTTTGCACCGTGCATCGCGGTGAGTGCCGTAACATCATATGTAATCTATATAATTGTCTTTATTTGATACCTTTCGTAATAGGCGTTTGTCTTTGCTTGATACTTGTTATCACAGGTCTGCAGAGATCCAAGATGGGGTCGGTGCTATGAAAGCTACAGTGAAGATCATAACATTGTTCGAGCAATGACGGAGATCATTCCTGGTTTACAAGGAGATGTTCCAGCTAACTCCCGTAAGGGTGTTCCTTTTGTTGCAGGAAAGTACGAATCTCCAGTCTTCACATCTTTGCCCTTTTGACTCCGTTTTTTGAACTCATTGGCATGGTCAACTAAGAACTATAAGTTAGTTTAAATATGCTTTGTCTAGAGGAAATTGGATGGGCTAATTGAAGAAAAATGTAATATCATTTGACTGCAAAGAATTGTGATTTAACTTCGATCTAGCTGTAACATTCTTCATTTCGTTGCACATCCTTAACCATATTTAGCCTTAATGTCTATCTAGAATATGCTCTCCAATGACGTTATTTTGCATTTAAATGTGCTTAAGGACAAAAGTAGCAGCCTGTGCTAAGCACTTTGTGGGCGATGGTGGCACTACCAAGGGCATTGATGAAAATAACACTGTTATCGATGTGAACGGGCTACTTAACATCCACATGCCTGCCTACATTGATTCCATTGTAAAGGGAGTTTCCACAATAATGGTCTCTTACTCAAGCTGGAATGGCATGAGGATGCATGCGAACCGTGGTCTAATCACTGGCTTTCTCAAGGGAAAGCTCAAGTTCAGAGTAAATGAGCATTTCTCTTTTAAGTTCTATTGGTCGAAATATAGTGGGGAAATTGCTGATCAACAGATTTTCTGTTACCTTTATTTCAGGGTTTTGTCATATCAGATTGGGAGGCAATTGACAAGATTACTGAGCCACCCCGTGCAAATTACTCTTACTCTATTCAGGCTGGAGTTCTTGCTGGACTCGACATGGTCAGTATAAAGATTTATAACTAAATTGTCTGTTATAGAATATATAATTACTCGTTATTTTCCTACTATATTGTACCTTGTCACCTGACACAATTAGCTCATCATGAGTCAATTCAAGTTGTAATCACTTTTCACTTTCGTAATGTATATAGTTGTTTATTGTCGCAGATTATGGGTCAGGAGAACTTGACTGAATTTCTTGATGATCTGGCTTTCCAAGTAAGGAAAAATATCATTCCCATGAGCAGGATAGATGATGCAGTTAAGAGAATATTAAGGGTTAAATTTGTAATGGGTCTCTTTGAGAACCCACTGGCTGACCTCAGCTTAGCAAATCAACTAGGAAGCCAGGTAATTTCCCCTTTCACAAATTGATAAGTTTCCATTCTGGTGTAATGTGAATTCTCTTCGGCTTGTTTGGTTCCTTTCGTTTCAACTTAAATTATTTGTGTAGGAGCACAGAGAGTTAGCAAGAGAAGCAGTGAGGAAATCACTTGTACTATTGAAGAATGGAAAAGTTACTAGCCAGCCACTACTTCCCCTTCCGAAAAAAGCAACAAAAATACTTGTCGCTGGCAGTCACGCTGACAATTTGGGTTACCAGTGCGGAGGCTGGACTATAAGTTGGCAGGGAATTGGAGGCAATGATCTTACCAAAGGTATCTTTCTGTTATCTTGCAATTACAAGTCTTCGCAGTTCTCTGAGCCAGTGCGAATCAAAATCTTGTCCCTACACAAACCTTAATTAGCAGTTATTTTGAACTTGTGAGATCCCGCTTGTCTTTATTTCATCTGACACTTCTAAGTATAAATAAACTTCAACTTTTATTGTGTGCTTTGAGTAATGCATAGTACATTCAACTGATTTTTGCAACACCTTAGAATTTTTTAAGACACATACATGTGGCTTCAACCAAGATGATAAAAGAACAACTTGGACTCTAATTCCGATGGGCTGTTTCAATCTTAGCACCATTTTCTTTTAGTGGAATTAGTTAAGGAACGTTTAAACTATTGGTAAAAGATGGGTGAGAGTGTAATAGTTTGTCAAAGGGTGACATCAAGAGTATCATAAGATAGCCTTATCATTTAATTTTCTATGAAAAGGTAAAAAGATTTTTACTAGTAAGTTAGCAAGaaggtaccaaaaaaaaaaaaaaaaaaaaaaaaaaaaaaggagtacaTCAGAGAAAGGAACATCCTTCTATATACTGAAGGAGTACAAGAGATCTAATAGTGAAGTTTTTTCTCATAAAGATTAATGCGACATATGATTTTTATTTTTGAGATCATGCTCTGTGATGATAAAAAATTGTAAATGAGAATTATCAGTTCTTTTAGCATCAGCCTGAACAAGCTCTTGTATATTTGGATACATACAGGAACAACCATTTTAAATGCTGTGAAAAGCACAGTCGATCCATCTACACAAGTGGTCTACCGGGACAATCCAGACGTAAACTTTGTAAAGGCCAACCACTTCTCCTACGCCATTATTGTCGTGGGTGAGACGCCTTATGCAGAGATGTTTGGTGATAGTGCAAAGCTTACAATAGCTGAACCTGGTCCGAGCACCATCGGTAATGTTTGTGGGGTTGTGAAATGTGTGGTAGTTGTCATCTCTGGGCGCCCAGTTGTGATGGAGCCATATCTTGCAAATATAGACGCCCTCGTAGCTGCTTGGCTTCCGGGAAGTGAAGGCCAAGGTGTTGCTGATGTTCTGTTTGGTGACTATGGATTCACAGGAAAACTTGCGCGCACTTGGTTCAAGTCTGTTGATCAGCTTCCCATGAATGTTGGTGATCCACATTATGATCCTTTGTTTCCTTTTGGATTTGGTCTCACCACTAACCTGTGAAGAACTAAAATCTCTTCCTCTGGACTTCCACTTGCTGCTCAATCTTCATAACTGGATATTTAATATCATAATATAAGAGTTTACAAAAAAGTCACGAGCAGCTCCTTGTAGTTCAGTACTGTACCGTAGTCTACCAAATTACTATTAGAATCCAAAATTTGACGTTCGAAAGTAGTTCCTAGAATGTCTGCCATGCAACTTTATTAGCAAATATTGTGGAACTACCAAAAGCCTGAtgcgattataaagagctttatTTATCCCTTGTATGAACAATTCTTGATGTAATCTTTAAgttaatttttattataaattatAGATACCAACTCATAATTCCTTTAGTTTCATCTTGCAAATCGGCTTATACTTCACTCTCAATATAACCAAAATGGGGCATTCTATATTTTGACAATTCTTTGTAGTGCCACTTAATTGATTATGTGGTTTTATTGGCTTTTCAACGGTTATAAAAGACATTAGTGAATTTgaaaatactctttttttttaaaaaaaaacattgtttataaaatgttttttaagAAAACTTAACTTTTTAGAGAAAGAAATTGAGCGAAAACTTCATATAGATTtatctattgatatattttgtaaactgaaaaatttcattatattttattttgtaaATACTTTCCTTATTATTATCTATATTTTATATAGGTGAATCAGCCAAGTTAATAGCAGCCAAATTGAATAGGACCGTGAGCCCATCTTGCAAATTAGCCCATATTGCAAGTCCATGCAGAGTCTCTATCTCAACCTGCAGTACATAAGCTTCTCTAAGCCGCGTAACTTACTACTGCTGCAAATTAGGGTTTTTGGTACTTCGCATATCTTCTCATCCAAGTTCATCTTCCTTGTTAACCCTCAATCATGGCGGAGCAggtctctctctttctctcacaAACACATATTGTCTGTCACATTATGAGTTTctatagagaaaaaaaaaactaatgtatTTGTTTCGTGTTGCAGAC
Encoded here:
- the LOC132603639 gene encoding uncharacterized protein LOC132603639; protein product: MEKFATTMMGFLLLCLCAVDSEAVYMKYKDPKQALNVRIRDLMNRMSLEEKIGQMTQIERHVAAPEIMKKYFIGSVLSGGGSVPVPKATAADWVKMVNEIQKGSLSTRLGIPMIYGIDAVHGHNNVYGATIFPHNVGLGVTRDPQLVKRIGAATALEVRATGIPYTFAPCIAVCRDPRWGRCYESYSEDHNIVRAMTEIIPGLQGDVPANSRKGVPFVAGKTKVAACAKHFVGDGGTTKGIDENNTVIDVNGLLNIHMPAYIDSIVKGVSTIMVSYSSWNGMRMHANRGLITGFLKGKLKFRGFVISDWEAIDKITEPPRANYSYSIQAGVLAGLDMIMGQENLTEFLDDLAFQVRKNIIPMSRIDDAVKRILRVKFVMGLFENPLADLSLANQLGSQEHRELAREAVRKSLVLLKNGKVTSQPLLPLPKKATKILVAGSHADNLGYQCGGWTISWQGIGGNDLTKGTTILNAVKSTVDPSTQVVYRDNPDVNFVKANHFSYAIIVVGETPYAEMFGDSAKLTIAEPGPSTIGNVCGVVKCVVVVISGRPVVMEPYLANIDALVAAWLPGSEGQGVADVLFGDYGFTGKLARTWFKSVDQLPMNVGDPHYDPLFPFGFGLTTNL